Within Paenibacillus sabinae T27, the genomic segment CGTAGGCGCGGCATCGTTGCAGGCGCTGTACAAGCCGATCTCGAAGGATGACCGTGAAGGCATTAATTCCATCCTTTCGGCCACCGCCATGTATTACAAAAAAACGGGCTTCTACTACCTGCTCTCCGTAATCGCCATTTCGGTGATTTACCCATTCGCGGTCAAGACGGAGCTGGGCATGTGGCAGGTAATGGGCATCGTGCTTTTCAACGGTATGGGCGGAGCCATCAATTACTATTACCAGGGTAAATTCAGGGTGTACCTGCTAGCCGAAGGCAAGAGCTATGTGGACACCTCAATTGTCACCGTCGGCAACATTATCAACAATCTGGTGCGGATCATCCTGCTGATGCAGAGTGTGGATATCGTGCTGGTGCAGGCTTCGTATTTTGCCGTGACGCTGCTTCAAATGGTTGCTTTTCATATCTATAAGAAACGGCATTATAAATGGCTGGATTTCAACAAAGAGCCGAATCTTGCGGCCATCAGCCAGAAAAATTTCGTGCTCGTTCATGAGCTGTCCTATATGATCTTCCGGAATACCGACGTGCTGGTGCTGACCTTTTTCACCAATCTGAAAATCGTCAGCGTCTACGTGATGTACAACATGATTTTTACCATTATCGACAACATCGTCAATACGGTAAATACAAGCGTCCGCTTCGCCCTGGGGCAAAGCTATCATGAAGGCCGAAGCCGATTCATCAAGCTCTACGACGCGTACGAGCTGTATTTCATGGCCTTTGTGTTTTCGCTGATGACGGTCGCCTATATTCTCATCCTGCCGTTCATCACGCTCTACACAACCGGCGTCAATGACGTCAATTATGTGCTGTACTGGGTTCCGGTCCTGTTCGTCGCCCAAAAGCTGCTGATCAACGCGCGTTCGTCCGCCAACAATGTCATCAATATCGCCGGCCATTTCAAAAATACGCTGAGCCGTACGCTGCTTGAATCGGGCATCAATCTCGGCGCATCGCTGATTCTGGTCCACTTTATGGGCATTTACGGCGTGCTGCTGGGCACGGTGGCCGCGCTGGTATACCGTTCCACGGATATTATTTTTTACGCCAACCGAAGGCTGCTTGATCGAAGCCCCTGGATCACATTCCGAAGATGGGTCATCAATATCGCGGTATTTGCCGGAGTCGTTTATCTGAACAATCTTGTAGGCTATTCGTTCGATTCCTACCTTTCAATTATTTTGGGAGCCTTTGTTCTTGGCATTATCATTTTTCCGCTCTACGTTGCGGTTGCTTCGCTGCTGGAGCGCGAGGTGTTTCTGTATAGTCTCGGGCTGTTCAGGGGTCTGGGCTTAAAGATGAGAGCCAAGTTCGTTCCCGGCAAGGTCAAGGTCAGCGGCTGACATTAGGAAACCAGAAGATATCGCTGTATTACAGATCGCGACTGGAGGGGTGGGAATGGTTCAAAAAGAAGAAATGCGGCAGGTCTGCCGCAGATTTATGGACAGCGTAAGCCGGGAAATCAGCGGCGGTCCGGCAGCGGAAGAAACGGTGTTCGGAACGTGCCAGACACTCGCAACCCTGGAGCAGCCGGAGGCGCAGGAAGCGCTGACGGCGCTGTCGCGGGTAATCGCCCGCCAGGCCGCAGGCAAGGATGCGCCTGAGGTGCTCCGCTTCTACCTGGACAGCCAGTTCGGGGCAGGTGAGTCGGAAGAGACCGACCTGCTGGAGGCCAAGCTTGCGGCGCTGTGCGGCGGCGACGGGGCCGAAGCGGCGGACAGCGCCGCGTCTGGTGCCGAAACCGGCAGCGCACCCAAAATCAGCGTCATCATTACCACCTACAACCGCAAACCGTTCCTGCGACAGGCTGTGGAAAGCATCCTGGCCCAGGATTATCCGAACAAAGAGATTGTCGTCATCGACGACGCTTCGACGGACGGAACGGAGTTGATGATGGAGGAGAGCTTCGGAGACGAGCCGCGAGTCATTTACATGCGGAACGATACTAACCGGGGACCAGGCGCGAACCGGCTTGCAGCCTTTACCGCGCACGGGGACGGAGAGTACATTCTCTTCCTCGACGACGACGATTATTTGATCGACAGCGGATATTTCAGCAGAGCCGTTGCTTTTCACCGGAGCCATCCCGGCCTTTCCTTTGTGGCCGCCAACGTCTTTCTGGAGTATTCCGCGACGCAGCGGCTGCAGCTTCAGGAGATCGGACTTTCGGATGTGACCGACCGGCGCGCCTATTTTCTGAATTTCGAGCGGCCGGGCTACGGGAAGCCGGCTTCCACGCTGACCACGCTGTTCCGGCGGGAAGCGCTGATCGAAATGGATATTCTTCATATGAATATGGTGAACGACGCGTCCATCTACCTGCGCTCCCTGCTCGTCGGCGACGCCGGATTCATCGACGCGGCGGTCGGCGTATACCGGATTCACGGAAATAACATCACCTTCAATCTGTCCCGGGATTTTCTGGTCCGGAATCTGGAAGAGAAGCGCACGATCCGCAACCTGGCCATCGAGCGGTACAATTATAAGAAGAAGGAAATGACCGGCTGGTTCAACAACACCGCCTACGATACGATCGTCTACTACCTTCGGAATTCGGCCAAGACGAAGGAAGATTACACGTACATGTACGAGTGGACGCACAGCAACTGCCCGGAGATCTATGCCAAGGTCAAGCAGGAATTCCGAACGCGGCTTATTAAAAAGCAGATTCTCCAGGTTCCTTTAATCCGCAAGCTGATCGGTCGTTAACTGAACATGTGGAAAGACAAACAGCCTTCTTGTCCCGAAAGGGAGAAGGCTGTTTGAGCTGGCTGTAAGGGCCTGAGCCCGGCCTCGCAGTGGATAACCTCACCGCCGGCTCCGCGAATGATCCTGGCGGCTGTAATAGCCGTAGCTGCGCAGCCCGGAAAACAGATTGAAGGCGCCCAGTACAAGAAAGACCGCTTCGACCGCGACGCTGACGGTGGAGCCGCGAAATAGAAACATCGACATCAGCGCGAGCAGAATGAGCATGCATCCGAGCAGAATATTCATGACCGCCCGTTTCAGCCCCCGCTCGCCGGGATCTAGGGCACGGCGTGAAGCGGCGCTGTAATAAGCGGCTCCGAGGACGGAGAGCGTCAGCAGGAGAAACAGGAGATATTTGATAAACAAGATCATGGTACACCCCTTCGAGCGCCATCTGCCCCCGCAAGCTCTTGTCCGGCAGACAGCGGACTAAAGCGTTTTCTACCTGTATTTTAGCATGCTGTTGGCGGGTCTGCCCATGTTAATCTGCGAGATTTATCTGGGGGGGTTCGGCGTGATCTCCACCCAGATCTGCAGAACGCCTTCCATGACAAGCATCGTTCGGATGCGGACCGCATATTCCTTGT encodes:
- a CDS encoding glycosyltransferase family 2 protein → MVQKEEMRQVCRRFMDSVSREISGGPAAEETVFGTCQTLATLEQPEAQEALTALSRVIARQAAGKDAPEVLRFYLDSQFGAGESEETDLLEAKLAALCGGDGAEAADSAASGAETGSAPKISVIITTYNRKPFLRQAVESILAQDYPNKEIVVIDDASTDGTELMMEESFGDEPRVIYMRNDTNRGPGANRLAAFTAHGDGEYILFLDDDDYLIDSGYFSRAVAFHRSHPGLSFVAANVFLEYSATQRLQLQEIGLSDVTDRRAYFLNFERPGYGKPASTLTTLFRREALIEMDILHMNMVNDASIYLRSLLVGDAGFIDAAVGVYRIHGNNITFNLSRDFLVRNLEEKRTIRNLAIERYNYKKKEMTGWFNNTAYDTIVYYLRNSAKTKEDYTYMYEWTHSNCPEIYAKVKQEFRTRLIKKQILQVPLIRKLIGR
- a CDS encoding YtpI family protein, which produces MILFIKYLLFLLLTLSVLGAAYYSAASRRALDPGERGLKRAVMNILLGCMLILLALMSMFLFRGSTVSVAVEAVFLVLGAFNLFSGLRSYGYYSRQDHSRSRR
- a CDS encoding sugar isomerase — its product is MKAKRSILNLVFGLGSQLITIVLSIFIPRLIMVHYGSEANGLVSSVVQIIAYLALLEAGVGAASLQALYKPISKDDREGINSILSATAMYYKKTGFYYLLSVIAISVIYPFAVKTELGMWQVMGIVLFNGMGGAINYYYQGKFRVYLLAEGKSYVDTSIVTVGNIINNLVRIILLMQSVDIVLVQASYFAVTLLQMVAFHIYKKRHYKWLDFNKEPNLAAISQKNFVLVHELSYMIFRNTDVLVLTFFTNLKIVSVYVMYNMIFTIIDNIVNTVNTSVRFALGQSYHEGRSRFIKLYDAYELYFMAFVFSLMTVAYILILPFITLYTTGVNDVNYVLYWVPVLFVAQKLLINARSSANNVINIAGHFKNTLSRTLLESGINLGASLILVHFMGIYGVLLGTVAALVYRSTDIIFYANRRLLDRSPWITFRRWVINIAVFAGVVYLNNLVGYSFDSYLSIILGAFVLGIIIFPLYVAVASLLEREVFLYSLGLFRGLGLKMRAKFVPGKVKVSG